One genomic segment of Microbacterium sp. ProA8 includes these proteins:
- a CDS encoding serine hydrolase domain-containing protein: MRTRSTRRRANAVIAGAVASTLLLAGCSFGGEVEPDLPSQSDAALPDETVQRLTDAVTHAMGTTGSSGAIVGVWAPWSGAWVTGLGTQRPDGGGEVTADLAFRAGKVTRAMTCDVLFEVAAAGKVKLDDSVTAYVSGVPDLADVSLVELCDGTSGIGSFAGQLYSSWLSNPARDWEPRYLASFGLGQPRSGAPGAAYRDSDAGYVLLGLALERATDMTAADLIQTYVADPLGLDATALGDLPEEGVLKGGQSVNNAEGALDCAAPLDLTAASTSSGFTDAGAITDIEDLGRYVQALASGALVQDDDRFGAPVAVAPDAPSWYTADGGALIAGSLIGQYGKVPGYITAAFADPSTGLTVAVVLNNSAADASVGEYLAWELAAIASKAPAAAGETVPEAGLPWTPEQYHGAIGAAAVCTPPAT; this comes from the coding sequence ATGCGGACCCGGTCTACACGTCGCCGCGCCAACGCGGTCATCGCCGGTGCCGTGGCGTCCACTCTGCTGCTCGCCGGGTGCTCGTTCGGCGGCGAGGTCGAGCCTGATCTGCCGTCGCAGTCGGACGCGGCGCTGCCTGACGAGACGGTGCAGCGATTGACGGATGCCGTCACCCACGCGATGGGCACCACCGGGTCCTCCGGCGCCATCGTGGGCGTCTGGGCACCCTGGAGCGGCGCCTGGGTCACCGGCCTCGGCACGCAGCGGCCTGACGGCGGCGGCGAGGTCACCGCCGATCTGGCGTTCCGCGCCGGCAAGGTGACGCGGGCGATGACGTGCGATGTGCTCTTCGAAGTCGCCGCCGCGGGCAAGGTGAAGCTGGACGACAGCGTCACCGCCTACGTCTCGGGCGTGCCCGACCTCGCCGACGTCAGCCTGGTGGAGCTCTGCGACGGCACATCGGGGATCGGCTCGTTCGCCGGTCAGCTGTACTCGTCGTGGCTCAGCAACCCGGCACGCGACTGGGAGCCCCGCTACCTCGCGAGCTTCGGACTCGGCCAGCCGCGATCGGGCGCGCCCGGCGCGGCCTACCGCGACTCCGACGCCGGGTACGTGCTGCTCGGGCTGGCGCTCGAGCGCGCCACCGACATGACGGCGGCGGACCTCATCCAGACGTACGTGGCCGATCCGCTGGGACTGGACGCGACCGCGCTCGGCGACCTTCCCGAGGAGGGCGTGCTCAAAGGCGGGCAGTCGGTGAACAACGCCGAGGGCGCGCTCGACTGCGCGGCCCCCCTCGACCTGACCGCGGCGTCGACGAGCAGCGGGTTCACGGACGCCGGCGCCATCACCGACATCGAGGATCTCGGCCGCTACGTGCAGGCCCTCGCCTCGGGCGCGCTCGTCCAGGACGACGACCGTTTCGGCGCCCCGGTGGCGGTGGCCCCCGACGCTCCGTCGTGGTACACCGCCGACGGCGGTGCGCTGATCGCGGGGTCGCTCATCGGGCAGTACGGCAAGGTGCCCGGCTACATCACCGCCGCCTTCGCCGACCCGTCGACCGGGCTGACGGTCGCCGTCGTGCTCAACAACTCGGCCGCCGATGCGTCAGTGGGCGAGTACCTCGCGTGGGAGCTCGCGGCGATCGC
- a CDS encoding DUF2470 domain-containing protein, whose translation MTHHFDDDALTGVLRHMNGDHGDDNLLIARAFAGDPGIAGAEVTGSVMTGFDGDRGVWQATLADGSTADVEVPWPSGPISERREVRREIVALYDEACRRLDVEPRPHA comes from the coding sequence ATGACGCACCACTTCGACGACGACGCCCTCACCGGCGTGCTCCGCCATATGAACGGCGATCACGGCGACGACAACCTCCTCATCGCCCGAGCATTCGCCGGCGACCCGGGGATCGCGGGTGCTGAGGTCACCGGTTCCGTCATGACGGGGTTCGACGGCGACCGCGGCGTGTGGCAGGCGACGCTCGCCGACGGCTCGACCGCCGACGTCGAGGTGCCGTGGCCGTCCGGGCCGATCTCCGAGCGTCGCGAGGTGCGCCGCGAGATCGTCGCGCTCTACGACGAGGCGTGCCGGCGTCTGGACGTCGAGCCGCGACCGCACGCCTAG
- a CDS encoding biliverdin-producing heme oxygenase encodes MSDPIPFSTALRERSSSSHSSSEHSGFMADLMKGEGTRDDYVALVAQHWFIYEALERTAAQMRNDPVAAVFISDKLTRLPALEADLEFLVGSDWHDRIEPLPTTQRYVDRINEVGATWAGGFVAHHYTRYLGDLSGGQFIGRLMARRFGFDTNGIGFYLFEDIADPKAFKDVYREQLDAAPWDAAEQERVIDEVLLAYRFNTELFEDLAHAKAAAVA; translated from the coding sequence ATGAGCGACCCGATCCCGTTCTCGACCGCCCTGCGCGAGCGTTCGAGCAGCTCGCACTCCTCGAGCGAGCACTCCGGCTTCATGGCCGACCTCATGAAGGGGGAGGGGACGCGCGACGACTACGTCGCACTCGTCGCCCAGCACTGGTTCATCTACGAGGCGCTCGAGCGCACGGCGGCTCAGATGCGCAACGACCCGGTCGCCGCGGTGTTCATCTCCGACAAGCTGACGCGCCTGCCCGCGCTCGAGGCGGACCTCGAGTTCCTCGTCGGGTCCGACTGGCACGACCGCATCGAGCCGCTGCCGACCACGCAGCGCTACGTCGACCGCATCAACGAGGTCGGCGCGACGTGGGCGGGCGGCTTCGTGGCCCACCACTACACCCGCTACCTCGGCGACCTGTCGGGCGGCCAGTTCATCGGCCGGCTGATGGCCCGCCGCTTCGGGTTCGACACCAACGGCATCGGCTTCTACCTCTTCGAGGACATCGCCGACCCGAAGGCCTTCAAAGACGTGTACCGCGAGCAGCTGGACGCGGCGCCCTGGGATGCCGCCGAGCAGGAGCGCGTCATCGACGAGGTCCTCCTCGCCTACCGCTTCAACACCGAGCTGTTCGAAGACCTCGCCCACGCGAAGGCCGCCGCAGTCGCCTGA
- a CDS encoding DEAD/DEAH box helicase, translating to MTTTPSPAGLALSAEQEALFRLIEDTREHVFVTGRAGTGKSTLLQHLAWHTSKQIAVCAPTGVAALNVEGQTIHSLFKLPLGIIGAHDEDQSDATRKLLNAIDTLVIDEISMVNADLMDAIDRALRKARGRRGEPFGGAQIVMFGDPYQLAPVPPRGDELRYVNDHYRSFWFFDAKVWVGEAASDGILDVGSYGADLNIRELVDIHRQSDPAFKAMLNAVRYGHVTADIAEVLNTTGARTPPDPVDGEHPIITLATRNDIVNNINRRHLTELVGREQTAMAEVNGDFGRGDAAYPADLELKLKVGAQVMFLRNDTASFGEPPRWVNGTIGTVTRIAGETVRVDVEGEEFDVEPAVWEKYRYSYNPGSKQLTRDIVAEFTQFPLRLAWAVTIHKSQGKTYDRAIIDLGSGAFAPGQTYVALSRLTSLDGLYLSRPLRPRDIQVDPDVRRFMASAVRRPAAS from the coding sequence GTGACCACCACGCCTTCTCCTGCCGGCCTCGCGCTGTCGGCCGAGCAGGAGGCGCTGTTCCGGCTCATCGAGGACACCCGCGAGCACGTGTTCGTCACCGGGCGCGCCGGCACCGGCAAGTCGACCCTCCTGCAGCACCTGGCATGGCACACGAGCAAGCAGATCGCCGTGTGCGCGCCGACCGGCGTCGCGGCCCTCAACGTCGAGGGCCAGACGATCCACTCGCTGTTCAAGCTGCCGCTGGGGATCATCGGCGCGCACGACGAGGATCAGTCCGATGCGACGCGCAAGCTGCTCAACGCCATCGACACGCTGGTGATCGACGAGATCTCCATGGTCAACGCCGACCTCATGGATGCGATCGACCGCGCGCTGCGCAAGGCGCGGGGACGCCGCGGCGAGCCGTTCGGCGGCGCCCAGATCGTGATGTTCGGCGACCCGTACCAGCTGGCCCCGGTGCCGCCGCGCGGCGACGAGCTGCGGTACGTGAACGACCACTACCGGTCGTTCTGGTTCTTCGACGCCAAGGTGTGGGTGGGCGAGGCGGCGAGCGACGGCATCCTCGACGTCGGGTCGTACGGCGCCGACCTGAACATCCGCGAGCTGGTCGACATCCACCGGCAGTCCGACCCGGCGTTCAAGGCCATGCTCAATGCGGTGCGCTACGGGCACGTGACCGCCGACATCGCGGAGGTCCTCAACACGACAGGCGCACGCACTCCCCCGGACCCCGTCGACGGCGAGCACCCCATCATCACGCTGGCCACGCGCAACGACATCGTCAACAACATCAACCGCCGGCACCTGACCGAGCTGGTCGGTCGCGAGCAGACGGCGATGGCCGAGGTGAACGGCGACTTCGGACGAGGGGATGCCGCGTACCCCGCCGATCTCGAGCTCAAGCTGAAGGTCGGTGCCCAGGTGATGTTCCTGCGCAACGACACCGCCTCGTTCGGCGAGCCGCCGCGGTGGGTGAACGGCACGATCGGAACGGTCACCCGTATCGCCGGCGAGACGGTGCGCGTCGACGTCGAGGGCGAGGAGTTCGACGTCGAGCCCGCGGTCTGGGAGAAGTACCGGTACTCGTACAACCCCGGATCCAAGCAGCTGACGCGCGACATCGTCGCCGAGTTCACCCAGTTCCCGCTGCGGCTCGCGTGGGCGGTCACGATCCACAAGTCGCAGGGCAAGACGTACGACCGCGCGATCATCGACCTCGGGTCCGGCGCGTTCGCTCCGGGCCAGACGTACGTCGCGCTGTCCCGGCTGACCTCGCTCGACGGGCTCTACCTCTCGCGGCCGCTGCGGCCGCGCGACATCCAGGTCGACCCCGACGTGCGGCGCTTCATGGCGTCCGCAGTGCGCAGGCCCGCGGCATCCTGA
- a CDS encoding MerR family transcriptional regulator — MKSNLSIGDAAARFSLPTHVLRHWEDMGLLTPARDGGGRRRYGDDDLVRIGVIVRSRSAGMSLEQIGVLLDEQAPERHRVLEEHLADLGRRMADMERSRRMTEHALRCRSHDITTCPRFRAIMDEVVAGTGSWRDAEPPVDSDASSTDSGAGSREAASAR; from the coding sequence ATGAAGTCAAATCTGTCGATCGGGGATGCCGCGGCCCGGTTCTCGCTGCCCACCCACGTGCTGCGGCACTGGGAGGACATGGGGCTGCTGACTCCCGCACGCGACGGGGGCGGCCGACGCCGCTACGGCGACGACGACCTGGTGCGGATCGGCGTGATCGTGCGCAGCAGGAGCGCCGGCATGAGCCTGGAGCAGATCGGCGTGCTGCTCGACGAGCAGGCGCCCGAGCGGCACCGCGTGCTCGAGGAGCACCTCGCCGACCTCGGCCGCCGGATGGCCGACATGGAGCGCTCGCGGCGCATGACCGAGCACGCCCTGCGCTGCCGCTCGCACGACATCACGACGTGCCCGCGGTTCCGGGCGATCATGGACGAGGTCGTCGCGGGCACCGGCAGCTGGCGTGATGCCGAGCCACCTGTGGACAGTGACGCGTCGTCCACCGATTCGGGCGCGGGCAGCCGGGAGGCGGCATCCGCTCGTTAG
- a CDS encoding NAD(P)/FAD-dependent oxidoreductase, with amino-acid sequence MYDVIVIGGGPAGLQAALTIGRMHRTVLLLDSEEYRNATVEHAHNLLTNDGRSPDELRRIARAELAAYDTVELRTGAVTAVGGALGRFEVATPEGVERAHRLVLATGMRDELPPVPGLAQQWGRRVAQCPFCHGHEFAGERIGILIDGEHAGMIERMLRPVVASAFIARPADVAAVTEVDGGLELRLHAGGAERVAGVFTAATSTQRAPFAAQLGCGILPSGGVEIDLLGRTTVPGVYAGGDMAHLAAVPGPMVSLAAAIASGQVAGASAVRDAIMA; translated from the coding sequence ATGTACGACGTCATCGTGATCGGCGGCGGCCCGGCGGGCCTGCAGGCCGCCCTCACCATCGGCCGCATGCACCGCACCGTGCTGCTGCTCGACTCGGAGGAGTATCGCAACGCCACGGTCGAGCACGCGCACAACCTGCTCACCAACGACGGCCGCAGCCCCGACGAGCTGCGCCGCATCGCCCGCGCCGAGCTCGCCGCCTACGACACGGTCGAGCTGCGCACCGGAGCGGTCACGGCCGTCGGCGGGGCGCTCGGCCGCTTCGAGGTCGCCACTCCCGAGGGCGTGGAACGTGCGCACCGGCTCGTGCTGGCCACCGGCATGCGCGACGAGCTTCCGCCCGTTCCGGGCCTCGCGCAACAGTGGGGTCGCCGCGTCGCCCAGTGCCCGTTCTGTCACGGCCACGAGTTCGCCGGTGAGCGCATCGGCATCCTCATCGACGGAGAGCACGCGGGCATGATCGAACGGATGCTGCGCCCAGTGGTCGCCTCGGCCTTCATCGCGCGTCCGGCCGACGTGGCCGCGGTGACCGAGGTCGACGGTGGTCTCGAGCTCCGGCTTCACGCGGGCGGCGCCGAACGCGTGGCCGGCGTCTTCACGGCCGCGACGTCGACCCAGCGCGCACCATTCGCCGCGCAGCTGGGCTGCGGCATCCTCCCGAGCGGCGGCGTCGAGATCGACCTGCTCGGTCGCACGACGGTGCCCGGCGTGTACGCCGGGGGCGACATGGCCCACCTCGCCGCGGTCCCCGGGCCGATGGTGTCGCTCGCGGCCGCGATCGCCTCCGGTCAGGTCGCAGGCGCCAGCGCCGTCCGGGACGCGATCATGGCCTGA
- a CDS encoding cytochrome c oxidase assembly protein translates to MNPRALRAAGPALLVVAALAVMAWALAFGGGTAPLAIADPGPFVRWGLPTAKLLVNISAAGMLGVLVTALFALRAGEREFDTALDTASISAAVFTIAAAATGFLTFVDAFNPVISMGPEFGAQLGRYIVETEVGRTWLITTLAGAALTVLTFAVRSWTATFFVALLAAASLVPMGTQGHSGEEAFHHEAMTALILHIIAAAVWLGGLLLIVIVRPLQSRDDSVATVGRYSSIALAAFAVVAVSGTVRAAIGLQDWSALVSPYGVILGVKVLALIALGLFGAWYRTRLIGRMRDTDRATRSFWTLIVFELVLMGAASGAAAALARTPPPVTALIPESPTPAQRLTGAPLPPELTLDRWLTSWNVDLLWAVVAGFAIFFYLAGVWRLRRRGDAWPVYRTLMWVAGWLLLVWVTGGVINVYQDYLFSMHMVGHMLLTMAIPLLLVPGAPITLAARAIRKRDDGTRGGREWLLWAVHSPVAKVLTNPFVAAALFVGSLWVFYYTELFRWSLYDHLGHEWMIAHFLITGYLFVMTLIGIDPVPYRLPYPGRLLLLIGVMAMHAFFGIAIMMQEGLMIGEWFGSMGRTWGATPLEDQYTGGGIAWSIGEIPTLILAITVAIQWSRSDDRETKRRDRHADRTGDAELEAYNARLAELAEKDAKAGSGR, encoded by the coding sequence GTGAACCCCCGCGCCCTGCGGGCCGCCGGGCCCGCACTCCTCGTCGTGGCCGCGCTCGCGGTGATGGCGTGGGCGCTGGCGTTCGGCGGCGGCACCGCCCCGCTCGCGATCGCGGATCCCGGACCGTTCGTGCGGTGGGGGCTGCCCACGGCGAAGCTGCTCGTCAACATCTCCGCCGCCGGCATGCTCGGGGTGCTGGTCACCGCGCTGTTCGCCCTGCGCGCCGGCGAGCGCGAGTTCGACACCGCCCTCGACACCGCGTCCATCTCGGCGGCGGTGTTCACGATCGCCGCTGCGGCGACCGGCTTCCTGACCTTCGTCGACGCGTTCAACCCCGTCATCAGCATGGGCCCGGAATTCGGCGCGCAGCTCGGCCGCTACATCGTCGAGACCGAGGTCGGCCGCACCTGGCTCATCACCACGCTCGCCGGCGCCGCGCTCACCGTGCTCACGTTCGCCGTGAGGTCATGGACCGCGACCTTCTTCGTCGCGCTGCTCGCCGCGGCATCCCTCGTCCCGATGGGCACGCAGGGACACTCCGGTGAGGAGGCGTTCCATCACGAGGCGATGACGGCGCTGATCCTGCACATCATCGCTGCGGCGGTGTGGCTGGGCGGGCTGCTGCTCATCGTGATCGTGCGGCCGCTGCAGTCGCGCGACGACAGCGTCGCGACGGTCGGGCGCTACTCGAGCATCGCGCTCGCCGCGTTCGCGGTCGTCGCGGTCTCGGGCACGGTGCGCGCCGCCATCGGACTGCAGGACTGGTCGGCGCTCGTCTCGCCCTACGGTGTGATCCTCGGCGTGAAGGTGCTCGCGCTGATCGCGCTCGGACTCTTCGGCGCCTGGTACCGCACGCGGCTCATCGGCCGCATGCGCGACACCGACCGCGCGACCCGCTCGTTCTGGACCCTCATCGTGTTCGAGCTCGTGCTCATGGGCGCCGCGAGCGGTGCGGCGGCCGCGCTCGCCCGCACGCCTCCGCCGGTCACCGCGCTGATCCCGGAGAGCCCGACGCCCGCCCAGCGCCTGACCGGCGCGCCCCTGCCGCCCGAGCTGACCCTCGACCGCTGGCTCACGTCGTGGAACGTCGACCTGCTGTGGGCCGTGGTGGCCGGGTTCGCGATCTTCTTCTACCTCGCGGGCGTCTGGCGCCTGCGTCGCCGTGGCGACGCGTGGCCGGTCTATCGCACGCTCATGTGGGTCGCCGGCTGGCTGCTGCTGGTCTGGGTGACCGGCGGCGTCATCAACGTCTACCAGGACTACCTGTTCAGCATGCACATGGTCGGGCACATGCTGCTGACCATGGCTATCCCGCTGCTGCTGGTACCCGGCGCGCCCATCACGCTGGCGGCGCGGGCCATCCGCAAGCGCGACGACGGCACGCGCGGCGGGCGCGAGTGGCTCCTGTGGGCGGTGCACTCACCGGTCGCCAAGGTGCTGACGAACCCGTTCGTCGCCGCCGCGCTGTTCGTCGGATCCCTCTGGGTCTTCTACTACACCGAGCTGTTCCGGTGGTCGCTGTACGACCACCTCGGGCACGAGTGGATGATCGCGCACTTCCTCATCACCGGCTATCTCTTCGTGATGACCCTCATCGGCATCGACCCGGTCCCCTACCGGCTGCCCTACCCCGGGCGGCTGCTGCTGCTCATCGGCGTCATGGCGATGCACGCCTTCTTCGGCATCGCGATCATGATGCAGGAGGGCCTGATGATCGGCGAGTGGTTCGGCTCGATGGGCCGCACCTGGGGTGCGACCCCGCTCGAGGACCAGTACACCGGCGGCGGCATCGCCTGGTCGATCGGCGAGATCCCGACGCTCATCCTCGCGATCACCGTGGCCATCCAGTGGAGCCGCAGCGACGACCGCGAGACGAAGCGGCGCGACCGTCACGCCGACCGCACGGGGGACGCCGAGCTCGAGGCCTACAACGCCCGACTGGCCGAACTCGCCGAGAAGGACGCCAAGGCCGGCTCCGGGCGCTGA
- a CDS encoding HU family DNA-binding protein: MADKTITKTELVASIASATGQSQSAVSGVLDSLFSTVSDAVAAGSKVAIPGWIAFEQVATSARTGRNPQTGEEIKIPAGKRVKVTAGSKLKAAVK; this comes from the coding sequence ATGGCCGACAAGACCATCACCAAGACCGAACTCGTCGCAAGCATCGCGAGCGCGACCGGCCAGAGCCAGTCGGCCGTCTCGGGCGTGCTCGACTCCCTCTTCTCCACCGTCTCCGACGCGGTCGCCGCGGGCAGCAAGGTCGCGATCCCGGGCTGGATCGCCTTCGAGCAGGTCGCCACCTCCGCTCGTACGGGTCGCAACCCGCAGACGGGCGAAGAGATCAAGATCCCCGCGGGCAAGCGCGTCAAGGTCACGGCCGGCTCGAAGCTCAAGGCTGCCGTCAAGTAA
- a CDS encoding TetR/AcrR family transcriptional regulator, whose protein sequence is MSTTVAATNAARTSSPARERLLQAATDLFYNEGIHSVGVDRIVEVAGVTRATMYKHFAGKEGLVLAYLEGEDRGLRSLFAEAAQVSDDPDVLLDLVVAGIEQDIRDRHTRGCPFINAAAEYPSEGPVRELIADHREWFRGTLRQLAEGAGLRDPDEVAASLVLLRDAALVGGYLDGQDRVGPAFARTARDVIAAARRG, encoded by the coding sequence ATGAGCACCACCGTCGCCGCGACGAACGCGGCACGCACGTCATCACCAGCACGCGAGCGGCTTCTTCAGGCGGCCACCGACCTCTTCTACAACGAGGGCATCCACTCGGTCGGCGTCGACCGGATCGTCGAGGTGGCCGGTGTCACGCGCGCGACGATGTACAAGCACTTCGCCGGCAAGGAGGGCCTCGTGCTCGCCTATCTGGAGGGCGAGGACCGCGGGCTGCGCTCCCTGTTCGCCGAGGCGGCCCAGGTGTCGGACGACCCGGACGTGCTGCTCGACCTCGTCGTGGCCGGCATCGAGCAGGACATCCGCGACCGCCACACGCGCGGCTGCCCCTTCATCAACGCAGCGGCCGAATACCCCTCCGAAGGACCGGTCCGCGAGCTGATCGCCGATCACCGCGAGTGGTTCCGCGGGACTCTCCGCCAACTCGCCGAGGGCGCCGGGCTGCGCGATCCCGACGAGGTCGCCGCATCCCTCGTGCTGCTGCGCGATGCCGCACTCGTGGGCGGCTACCTCGACGGCCAAGACCGCGTCGGCCCCGCCTTCGCGCGCACGGCGCGGGACGTCATCGCGGCGGCCCGGCGAGGCTGA
- a CDS encoding alpha/beta hydrolase, protein MDTTTKTPIVLIHGLWMTPKSWDTWAERFRAAGHQVIVPGWPGIDDRTVEDIRNNPEALKGIGLKQIADNYERIIRELPEKPIIMGHSFGGVLTQMLADRGLGVAYVGVAPGQTAGVTALPLSTLWTGTPILANPFGKNGAKPLSKRHFHFTFGNDLPREESDKLWEEFAVNSYNRVFFEGVLSVLNEKGGVTHVDYARTDRAPLLIITGEIDHVVPPAIGEAIVKKYKKSGSPAVVDYKTYPGRTHRLVSQDGWEEIADYALEWATTHQMRETEQAPETEAAQ, encoded by the coding sequence ATGGACACCACGACCAAGACCCCCATCGTCCTCATCCACGGACTCTGGATGACGCCCAAGAGCTGGGACACCTGGGCCGAGCGCTTCCGCGCCGCAGGCCACCAGGTCATCGTCCCCGGCTGGCCCGGGATCGACGACCGCACGGTCGAGGACATCCGCAACAACCCCGAAGCCCTGAAGGGGATCGGCCTCAAGCAGATCGCCGACAACTACGAGCGCATCATCCGCGAGCTGCCCGAGAAGCCGATCATCATGGGCCACTCCTTCGGCGGTGTCCTCACCCAGATGCTCGCCGATCGCGGCCTCGGCGTCGCTTACGTCGGCGTCGCCCCGGGACAGACCGCCGGCGTCACCGCGCTCCCGCTCTCGACGCTCTGGACCGGCACGCCGATCCTCGCGAACCCCTTCGGCAAGAACGGCGCCAAGCCGCTGTCGAAGCGCCACTTCCACTTCACCTTCGGCAACGACCTGCCCCGCGAGGAGTCCGACAAGCTCTGGGAGGAGTTCGCCGTGAACTCCTACAACCGGGTCTTCTTCGAAGGAGTCCTGTCGGTGCTCAACGAGAAGGGCGGCGTCACGCACGTCGATTACGCCCGCACCGACCGCGCCCCGCTCCTCATCATCACGGGCGAGATCGACCACGTCGTGCCGCCGGCCATCGGCGAGGCGATCGTGAAGAAGTACAAGAAGTCCGGGAGCCCCGCCGTCGTCGACTACAAGACGTACCCGGGTCGCACCCACCGCCTGGTCAGCCAGGACGGCTGGGAGGAGATCGCGGACTACGCCCTCGAGTGGGCGACGACGCACCAGATGCGCGAAACGGAGCAGGCTCCCGAGACGGAGGCGGCGCAGTAA
- a CDS encoding alpha/beta hydrolase, with product MDLDPFFEERLRVHRKYLFDQALGSVRSRLSALWPFARGPAPAMGMGGGGPAPKTAQQSEDVAPPASAATKPPLGPRARARARHRKAALAWDRRELHKVGTAGTRIRTTEHIVEVPGQPDVRVRVYHPDPADAPPQGIPGVLSLFGGAFRIGGIGYPTTDAANRRRALDAGVVVAAVDYALAPEHQYPVAVEQAYAALEWLFASAGDLGIDRRRIAIAGVSAGANLAAAVTLVNRERAGLPLRLQLLEVPVVDLTGRHLDLRATRPLGIPRFIAMRELRSVANTYLRRPADAYEPFASPLLAASHEGLPPAVILTAEYDPLRGDGDAYGAALRRAGVDASVVRYQGVTHDTPIFTGALPAARRWHDDVVAALRRLNT from the coding sequence GTGGATCTTGATCCGTTCTTCGAAGAGCGACTGCGGGTGCATCGCAAGTACCTCTTCGACCAGGCGCTGGGCTCGGTGCGTTCGCGGCTGAGCGCGCTGTGGCCGTTCGCCCGGGGGCCGGCGCCGGCGATGGGGATGGGCGGCGGGGGTCCGGCGCCGAAGACGGCGCAGCAATCGGAGGACGTCGCACCCCCGGCATCCGCGGCCACGAAGCCGCCGCTGGGGCCCCGCGCTCGCGCGCGTGCCCGGCACCGCAAGGCGGCGCTGGCATGGGACCGCCGCGAACTGCACAAGGTGGGCACGGCTGGGACGCGGATCCGCACCACGGAACACATCGTCGAGGTGCCCGGGCAGCCGGACGTGCGGGTGCGCGTGTACCACCCGGATCCCGCCGATGCTCCCCCGCAGGGGATCCCCGGCGTTCTCTCCCTGTTCGGCGGAGCCTTCCGCATCGGCGGCATCGGCTATCCGACGACGGATGCCGCGAATCGCCGTCGCGCCCTCGATGCCGGCGTCGTGGTGGCCGCGGTCGACTACGCGCTCGCTCCCGAGCATCAGTACCCGGTGGCCGTCGAGCAGGCGTACGCAGCCCTCGAGTGGCTCTTCGCCTCGGCGGGCGACCTCGGCATCGACCGCCGGCGCATCGCGATCGCCGGGGTGTCGGCCGGGGCGAACCTCGCCGCAGCGGTCACCCTGGTGAACCGGGAGCGCGCCGGCCTTCCGCTGCGGCTGCAGCTGCTCGAGGTGCCGGTGGTCGATCTGACAGGGCGCCACCTCGATCTGCGGGCGACCCGGCCCCTCGGAATCCCCCGCTTCATCGCGATGCGCGAGTTGCGTTCGGTCGCGAACACGTACTTGCGCCGGCCTGCGGACGCGTACGAGCCGTTCGCCTCGCCCCTCCTCGCCGCATCCCACGAAGGGCTGCCGCCGGCGGTGATCCTCACCGCCGAGTACGACCCGCTGCGCGGCGACGGCGATGCCTACGGTGCGGCGCTGCGGCGGGCGGGCGTCGATGCCAGCGTCGTGCGCTACCAGGGCGTGACGCACGACACCCCCATCTTCACCGGTGCCCTTCCTGCCGCACGGCGCTGGCATGACGACGTCGTCGCCGCTCTGCGCCGTCTGAACACCTGA
- the rpsN gene encoding 30S ribosomal protein S14, with the protein MAKKSKIARNKQRQEIVDRYAAKRAELKKALVSPTSTDEEREAARVGLQKLPRNASPVRLRSRDVIDGRPRGVLTKFGISRVRFRDMAHRGELPGVTKSSW; encoded by the coding sequence ATGGCTAAGAAGAGCAAGATCGCGCGCAACAAGCAGCGCCAGGAAATCGTCGACCGCTACGCCGCCAAGCGCGCCGAGCTGAAGAAGGCGCTCGTCTCGCCGACGTCGACCGACGAGGAGCGCGAAGCCGCTCGCGTGGGCCTGCAGAAGCTGCCCCGCAACGCGTCGCCGGTCCGCCTGCGCTCACGCGACGTCATCGACGGCCGCCCCCGCGGTGTCCTCACGAAGTTCGGCATCTCGCGTGTCCGCTTCCGTGACATGGCGCACCGTGGCGAGCTGCCCGGCGTGACCAAGTCCAGCTGGTAA
- the rpmG gene encoding 50S ribosomal protein L33, which translates to MAKKAQDVRPIIKLRSTAGTGYTYVTRKNRRNNPDRIVLKKYDPVIRKHVEFREER; encoded by the coding sequence ATGGCCAAGAAGGCACAGGACGTCCGTCCGATCATCAAGCTGCGTTCGACCGCCGGCACGGGTTACACCTACGTCACGCGCAAGAACCGCCGCAACAACCCCGACCGCATCGTGCTGAAGAAGTACGACCCGGTGATCCGCAAGCACGTCGAATTCCGAGAGGAGCGTTGA
- the rpmB gene encoding 50S ribosomal protein L28, translating to MAAVCQVTGAVPGFGHNISHSHRRTKRRFDPNVQKKTYFVPSLGRNIKLNVSAKGIKVIDARGIESVVRDLQAKGVKL from the coding sequence ATGGCAGCAGTGTGCCAGGTGACTGGAGCAGTTCCCGGCTTCGGTCACAACATCTCGCACTCGCACCGCCGGACGAAGCGCCGCTTCGACCCGAACGTGCAGAAGAAGACCTACTTCGTTCCGTCGCTGGGTCGCAACATCAAGCTCAACGTGTCCGCCAAGGGCATCAAGGTCATCGACGCCCGTGGCATCGAGTCCGTGGTCCGTGACCTCCAGGCGAAGGGTGTGAAGCTCTGA